A genomic segment from Alteribacillus bidgolensis encodes:
- a CDS encoding YckD family protein, translated as MGKRKWTNFLVIMLAAGTLFSYSGQAEAYGIHAELKNVDLTEEQKEELSTLHKDIIEKKKELVDKYVEFGMIPENKREKIKTHLDDRFKRLVENNFQPLRERRFH; from the coding sequence TTGGGTAAAAGAAAGTGGACGAATTTTCTCGTTATCATGCTTGCTGCCGGAACGTTATTCAGTTACTCCGGGCAGGCAGAGGCGTATGGGATTCATGCCGAGCTGAAAAATGTTGACCTGACGGAGGAACAAAAAGAGGAGCTTTCTACATTGCACAAAGATATTATTGAAAAGAAAAAAGAGCTCGTAGACAAATATGTAGAATTTGGCATGATTCCAGAAAACAAAAGAGAAAAAATAAAAACGCATCTAGATGACCGCTTTAAAAGGCTTGTGGAAAATAACTTTCAGCCTTTACGGGAAAGAAGGTTTCATTAA
- a CDS encoding CBO0543 family protein — protein MNKNNKRDELFLGGLLVLGLGILPFIFRKPPIKDWLLVYLWNAVTNIIIDHCIVSADIVRYPIRLLPKTFKSNVLFDFLLYPAMTIAYNQKTKDDKFITSLFKLLIYIVPMTIIEELAEKKTKLITFKKGWKWYHSFFSLYIKSLLDRLWIKWVRRTEEKQ, from the coding sequence ATGAATAAAAATAATAAGAGAGATGAGCTGTTTTTAGGAGGCCTGCTTGTTTTAGGGCTTGGAATACTGCCTTTTATTTTTAGAAAACCTCCTATAAAAGATTGGCTGCTGGTATATTTGTGGAATGCGGTGACCAATATCATCATTGATCATTGTATCGTTTCTGCCGACATAGTAAGGTATCCTATACGGCTATTACCTAAAACATTCAAGTCAAATGTTCTGTTTGATTTTTTATTATACCCAGCTATGACAATTGCTTATAATCAAAAAACCAAAGACGACAAATTCATCACTAGTCTATTTAAATTGCTTATATACATTGTTCCGATGACTATTATTGAAGAACTCGCAGAGAAAAAAACAAAATTAATAACATTCAAAAAGGGATGGAAATGGTACCATTCTTTCTTCTCGCTTTATATTAAATCATTATTAGACAGGCTATGGATTAAGTGGGTAAGAAGAACAGAAGAAAAACAATAA
- a CDS encoding VOC family protein, producing MKSIHPYIMVENCKEAMEFYEEVLGGEIKNVQALEEHGGKYMHAELHMSDQIIHFSDVFQDYGKITQGNNVYVLLEFEEKEEIKKVYESIQEGAEVGVELQETFWGALHANLIDRYGIGWMLNCQL from the coding sequence ATGAAAAGTATTCACCCTTACATAATGGTAGAAAATTGCAAAGAAGCAATGGAATTTTACGAAGAGGTTCTAGGCGGTGAAATAAAAAACGTACAGGCATTGGAAGAGCATGGTGGAAAGTACATGCACGCAGAACTTCATATGAGCGATCAAATCATTCATTTCTCAGATGTCTTCCAAGATTATGGAAAGATAACCCAGGGAAACAATGTTTACGTATTACTAGAGTTTGAAGAAAAAGAGGAAATAAAAAAAGTATATGAATCCATTCAAGAAGGGGCAGAAGTAGGGGTGGAGCTGCAAGAAACGTTTTGGGGAGCACTTCATGCCAACTTAATTGATAGATACGGAATTGGCTGGATGCTTAATTGCCAGTTGTAA
- the tagD gene encoding glycerol-3-phosphate cytidylyltransferase: protein MKKVITYGTFDLLHWGHINILKRAKALGDYLIVAISTDEFNALKNKKAYYSYEQRKMILEAVRYVDEVIPEEKWEQKVEDILDHKVDALVMGDDWKGKFDYLKPYCEVIYLPRTANISTTKIKKELLLANAY, encoded by the coding sequence ATGAAGAAAGTTATCACTTATGGAACATTTGATTTACTGCACTGGGGCCATATTAATATACTAAAACGCGCAAAGGCCTTAGGAGATTATCTCATTGTAGCTATTTCTACAGATGAATTTAACGCATTGAAAAATAAGAAAGCATATTATTCATATGAACAGAGAAAAATGATCTTAGAAGCAGTCCGTTATGTGGATGAAGTTATTCCCGAAGAAAAATGGGAGCAGAAGGTAGAAGACATCCTTGATCATAAAGTAGATGCTCTTGTGATGGGAGATGATTGGAAAGGGAAATTCGACTACCTTAAGCCTTATTGTGAAGTCATTTATTTACCAAGAACCGCTAATATTTCTACTACAAAAATCAAAAAAGAACTGCTTCTTGCAAATGCTTATTAG
- a CDS encoding MBL fold metallo-hydrolase, translating to MEDKLIPVTSVTNGLGQTVADHLFYYTNQVVNLCFYELPGRENEWVLIDAGMPKSADIIKETADELFGKNHTPQAIILTHGHFDHVGAVEELAEAWKIPVYAHEQEMPFLTGVKNYPEPDTSVEGGLVAKLSRMFPNEGIDLGDNVQVLPADGTVPEMEGWRWVHTPGHTPGHISLFHEEDRTLIVGDAFVTVKQEYLYKVMMQEKEISGPPRYLTTDWKAARSSVEQLKNLNPEAAVTGHGLPMEGKELKHALETLASNFDDIAVPDHGKFV from the coding sequence ATGGAAGACAAACTGATTCCTGTTACTTCGGTCACGAATGGGTTAGGTCAGACAGTGGCCGACCATCTGTTCTATTATACAAACCAGGTGGTAAACCTTTGCTTTTATGAGCTTCCAGGCCGGGAAAATGAATGGGTTTTAATCGATGCAGGTATGCCCAAATCTGCTGATATTATTAAAGAAACAGCTGATGAGCTTTTCGGAAAAAACCATACTCCGCAAGCTATTATTTTGACACACGGCCACTTTGATCATGTGGGAGCAGTGGAAGAATTAGCCGAAGCATGGAAAATTCCTGTTTATGCTCATGAACAGGAAATGCCTTTTCTTACAGGCGTAAAGAATTATCCAGAACCTGATACTAGTGTTGAGGGAGGTCTTGTTGCTAAATTATCACGTATGTTTCCCAATGAAGGGATTGATCTAGGAGACAACGTACAAGTACTGCCCGCCGATGGCACTGTACCTGAAATGGAGGGGTGGCGCTGGGTTCACACGCCGGGTCATACACCTGGGCATATTTCATTATTTCACGAAGAAGACCGCACACTTATTGTTGGCGATGCATTTGTGACCGTCAAACAAGAATATCTGTATAAAGTAATGATGCAAGAAAAAGAAATCAGCGGCCCGCCCCGCTATCTTACCACTGATTGGAAAGCAGCCCGTTCTTCTGTTGAACAATTAAAAAACCTTAACCCAGAAGCTGCTGTCACAGGTCATGGTCTTCCTATGGAAGGCAAAGAATTAAAACATGCGCTAGAAACCTTAGCCAGCAACTTTGACGACATTGCTGTACCAGATCACGGAAAATTTGTATAA
- a CDS encoding CDP-glycerol glycerophosphotransferase family protein — protein MKKRFKKFKKKFKKKFTKRWNKIKKSKKVRRFYRGVSLLVGRLPKKKNIIVFESFLGKQYSCNPRAIYETLIEQDRNFIYYWSIDHRFKSRFDEHGVRTISRFSLKWFIVMMRAKYWVFNSRLPKWIAKPHDTVYLQTWHGTPLKKLALDMEEVLMPGTTTEMYKRNFVAEASRWNYLVSPNTYSSEIFRRAFHFEQDLLETGYPRNDYLFHYTKEDEEKIKERLGIPDDKKVILYAPTWRDNEYHFIGKYKFAVQMDLDRMREELGDEYVIVLRLHYLVSDKLNLKDYEEFAFDGSNYPDIRDLYIIGDVLITDYSSVMFDFGVLKRPMIFYVYDIESYRDQLRGFYFDFENEAPGPLVTTTEEIIEEVKQADSIRTRFKPHVEWFESTFHSLEDGEASNRVIAHVFDKQ, from the coding sequence ATGAAAAAACGATTTAAGAAATTTAAGAAAAAATTCAAAAAGAAATTTACAAAGCGATGGAACAAAATTAAAAAATCAAAAAAGGTACGCCGTTTTTACCGCGGGGTTTCGCTTCTTGTCGGACGTCTGCCTAAGAAGAAAAACATTATCGTATTTGAAAGCTTTTTAGGCAAACAATACAGCTGTAACCCTAGAGCGATTTATGAAACACTTATAGAACAAGACAGAAACTTTATTTATTATTGGAGTATTGACCATCGTTTTAAATCACGCTTTGATGAGCATGGAGTTCGCACGATCAGCCGTTTTTCATTAAAGTGGTTTATCGTTATGATGCGGGCGAAATATTGGGTGTTCAACAGCAGGCTTCCAAAGTGGATCGCAAAGCCGCATGACACGGTGTATTTGCAGACCTGGCATGGCACGCCTTTGAAAAAATTGGCGTTAGACATGGAAGAAGTGCTCATGCCGGGGACAACAACGGAAATGTATAAGCGGAATTTCGTGGCAGAAGCTAGTAGATGGAACTATCTCGTTTCTCCGAATACGTACTCTTCTGAGATTTTTAGAAGAGCCTTTCATTTTGAACAGGACCTGCTAGAAACAGGCTATCCTAGAAATGACTATTTGTTTCATTATACAAAGGAAGATGAGGAAAAAATAAAAGAAAGGCTCGGAATTCCCGACGATAAAAAAGTGATTTTATATGCACCAACGTGGCGGGATAATGAGTATCATTTCATCGGAAAGTATAAGTTTGCGGTACAGATGGATCTTGATCGTATGCGCGAAGAACTCGGTGATGAATATGTGATTGTATTAAGACTGCATTATTTAGTTTCTGATAAACTCAATTTGAAAGACTATGAAGAATTTGCATTCGACGGCTCTAATTATCCAGACATCCGCGATCTCTATATTATTGGTGATGTGTTAATTACGGACTATTCTTCCGTTATGTTTGATTTTGGTGTCTTAAAAAGGCCGATGATCTTTTATGTATATGATATTGAAAGCTACCGCGACCAGCTGAGAGGCTTTTATTTTGACTTTGAAAACGAAGCACCCGGCCCGCTTGTTACGACAACAGAGGAAATCATCGAAGAAGTAAAACAGGCAGACTCGATACGAACCAGATTTAAACCGCATGTGGAATGGTTCGAAAGTACGTTTCATTCACTAGAAGACGGAGAAGCTTCTAATCGTGTCATCGCGCACGTATTTGATAAGCAGTGA
- a CDS encoding electron transport protein, with translation MRKKYILWTFGVIFIIFLFGGVTAFFTGHYRFAYTPSFDKVLNNEEIYKNGRPEESYNVWGESISDKEADTLRASVEGKKKLLPGEGAVKVDTDLLDLGREVFYEETFGNEVFLTDVMGILDGPISLWNMSKAALALRGKGTNNLQVELSETVKVGDQTFKKGEKIDTGLAVPKGSIMPLGMPVTLDRGKLKAGVTCAACHAQVETTTGKVVEGATNTNFNVGLLMAMASNSAAYFTHTEKKNLEAYITASSRSIENSDGKTESLPDPDQLEKDVEKTLMSWPPGFFDATIDQEANPTQVGDSFTFGDHPYSWSGMGMAGAFNGLTTLSNNVHAQGADSLAQSSISKGMFDIDKEVYIGTILQRAANKNFRYRPDSDEKPSEFLEKAAPHPNTPGVNDLVKLPTFPNVTLAAPDGLVVSSPGYRVNEQNNAVAAYQNTLVPPKPNRDQDTKTIEQGRKVFEKAGCIKCHAGRYKTNNKIIPAKEAGTNPSRAKALAGTQKVWDEAAIYSPDTPVPVPNAAKKLNIPSNNFSKKDVELAFAHNDSDGGYKVKGLAGVYWQAPYLHDGGVAVGPDKNTDLGIPGTFHNGKRPDPYNSMQALVDESLRKQVVDANHSSSELRKLNIEGSGHAFWADEKRGFSKDEQNALIEYVLQIDGEEE, from the coding sequence ATGCGGAAGAAATATATTCTTTGGACTTTTGGGGTAATTTTTATTATCTTTCTATTTGGAGGCGTTACTGCTTTTTTCACAGGTCATTATCGGTTTGCTTATACTCCCTCTTTCGATAAAGTGCTTAATAATGAAGAAATTTATAAAAACGGCAGGCCGGAAGAATCGTATAACGTCTGGGGAGAAAGCATTTCAGACAAAGAAGCAGACACGCTTCGTGCATCTGTCGAAGGGAAAAAGAAACTATTACCTGGAGAAGGTGCTGTGAAGGTGGACACCGATCTTCTTGATCTCGGACGTGAGGTTTTTTATGAAGAGACATTTGGAAATGAAGTGTTTCTTACAGATGTAATGGGAATACTGGACGGTCCTATATCGCTCTGGAATATGTCGAAAGCGGCACTTGCTTTAAGAGGAAAAGGAACAAACAACTTGCAGGTAGAATTAAGTGAAACAGTGAAGGTGGGAGATCAAACATTTAAAAAAGGAGAAAAAATAGACACAGGGCTTGCTGTGCCAAAAGGATCTATCATGCCGCTTGGTATGCCTGTGACGCTTGACCGCGGGAAACTGAAAGCAGGAGTGACCTGTGCAGCCTGTCATGCCCAAGTTGAAACCACAACCGGGAAAGTGGTAGAAGGAGCGACAAATACAAACTTTAATGTCGGTCTTTTAATGGCGATGGCAAGCAATTCCGCAGCTTATTTTACGCACACAGAGAAAAAAAACCTCGAAGCCTACATAACAGCTTCTAGTCGTTCTATTGAAAATTCAGATGGAAAAACGGAATCGTTACCCGATCCCGATCAGCTTGAAAAAGATGTAGAAAAAACGTTGATGAGCTGGCCACCCGGCTTTTTTGACGCAACGATTGACCAAGAAGCCAATCCTACACAAGTCGGTGATTCTTTTACTTTTGGCGATCATCCGTACAGTTGGAGCGGAATGGGAATGGCTGGTGCTTTTAATGGCTTAACTACCCTTAGCAATAATGTACATGCGCAAGGAGCAGACTCCCTTGCTCAATCTTCTATCAGTAAAGGCATGTTTGATATCGATAAGGAAGTCTATATTGGGACGATTCTTCAGCGCGCCGCAAACAAAAACTTTCGTTACCGTCCTGATTCAGATGAGAAACCAAGTGAATTTTTAGAAAAAGCAGCACCGCATCCTAACACCCCAGGAGTTAATGATCTAGTGAAACTCCCGACTTTCCCAAATGTGACGCTTGCTGCTCCGGATGGCTTAGTCGTTTCAAGTCCAGGTTACCGGGTCAATGAACAAAATAATGCTGTTGCAGCGTACCAAAATACGCTTGTTCCGCCAAAGCCAAACAGAGACCAAGACACGAAAACGATCGAACAAGGAAGAAAAGTATTTGAAAAGGCTGGCTGCATAAAATGCCATGCGGGACGTTATAAAACGAATAACAAAATCATACCCGCCAAAGAAGCAGGAACGAATCCTTCTCGAGCCAAAGCATTAGCTGGAACACAAAAGGTTTGGGACGAGGCGGCGATTTATTCACCAGACACCCCTGTTCCCGTTCCAAATGCAGCGAAGAAATTAAACATACCATCTAACAATTTTTCAAAAAAAGATGTAGAATTAGCCTTTGCTCATAATGATTCGGATGGCGGTTACAAGGTAAAAGGCCTGGCCGGAGTATACTGGCAGGCCCCCTATCTACATGATGGCGGGGTGGCTGTTGGACCAGACAAAAACACGGATCTTGGCATCCCTGGTACATTTCATAATGGTAAAAGACCAGACCCCTATAACAGCATGCAGGCTTTAGTCGATGAGTCACTTCGTAAGCAGGTAGTGGATGCAAATCATTCTTCGAGCGAGTTAAGAAAATTAAATATTGAGGGAAGCGGTCATGCGTTTTGGGCAGATGAAAAGCGCGGATTTTCAAAAGATGAACAGAATGCGCTAATCGAATATGTGCTGCAAATAGACGGAGAAGAGGAATGA
- a CDS encoding DUF1540 domain-containing protein translates to MAQDVLCEVNNCHYWADGNLCSADRIYVVSHSGEQASTEHETDCKTFVKKDQH, encoded by the coding sequence ATGGCGCAAGATGTGCTATGTGAAGTAAATAACTGTCATTATTGGGCAGATGGAAACCTTTGTTCTGCCGATAGAATTTATGTAGTAAGCCATAGTGGTGAACAAGCTTCTACAGAGCATGAAACCGACTGTAAAACATTTGTAAAAAAGGATCAGCATTAA